In a genomic window of Variovorax paradoxus:
- the tssL gene encoding type VI secretion system protein TssL, whose amino-acid sequence MHDFEEKSDPAFGADDFHDGLADPLFADGADRANASPAEGGSVRERVAVIAAARNPLLEAAGPLLRALADLPPTLGAEGVQLWHGLLEREVAAFQSICAAARIRHEHALAASYALCTAIDEAANSTAWGGGQAGEAGVWAGLQLAARFHGDTKGGDKFFLLIGRLATDPEQHADLLELMYQVLGLGFEGRFSTAAHGRRQLEAVRHRLFELLATVRVEVPHALSPHWKGAPAGRLRLARSLPVWVTGLVAVLVLSGLFGWYRYQLSAMGSALTQRIAAIGRMRPPTAAMVPPARALRLKELLSAEIARGSVSVEEDAQRSAVSFRGDQMFVPGRASLNARTLAALGKVADEINQVAGTVQVIGHTDNLPIRTREFPDNQVLSEKRAAAVAAVLLDKGVEASRIRSTGQGETSPLDDNATVQGRARNRRVDIVVSQDAGIDPQARAAASVRGESLPPLPR is encoded by the coding sequence ATGCACGACTTCGAAGAAAAGAGCGATCCGGCATTCGGTGCCGATGACTTCCACGACGGCTTGGCCGATCCGCTGTTCGCGGACGGCGCCGATCGCGCGAACGCATCGCCCGCCGAGGGCGGTTCGGTGCGGGAGCGCGTGGCCGTCATCGCGGCGGCCCGGAATCCCTTGCTCGAAGCGGCCGGTCCTTTGCTGCGTGCGCTGGCGGACCTGCCGCCGACCCTGGGCGCGGAGGGCGTCCAGCTGTGGCATGGATTGCTCGAGCGCGAGGTCGCGGCGTTCCAGTCGATCTGCGCCGCCGCGAGGATCCGCCACGAGCATGCGCTGGCCGCGAGCTACGCCTTGTGCACCGCGATCGACGAAGCCGCGAACAGCACCGCGTGGGGCGGCGGGCAGGCGGGCGAGGCGGGCGTCTGGGCCGGCCTGCAGCTCGCAGCCAGGTTCCATGGCGATACCAAGGGCGGCGACAAGTTCTTCCTGCTGATCGGCCGGCTGGCCACCGACCCCGAGCAACACGCCGATCTGCTCGAGCTGATGTACCAGGTCCTCGGCCTGGGTTTCGAGGGCCGCTTCAGCACGGCCGCGCACGGCAGGCGGCAGCTCGAAGCCGTGCGCCATCGCCTGTTCGAGCTGCTCGCGACGGTTCGCGTCGAGGTGCCCCATGCGCTGTCGCCGCACTGGAAGGGCGCGCCAGCGGGGCGATTGCGGCTGGCGCGCAGCCTGCCGGTGTGGGTCACGGGCCTCGTGGCCGTGTTGGTTCTTTCGGGGCTTTTCGGCTGGTACAGGTACCAGCTCTCGGCCATGGGCTCGGCGTTGACGCAGCGCATTGCCGCGATCGGCCGGATGCGGCCGCCGACCGCGGCGATGGTTCCGCCGGCCAGGGCGTTGCGTCTGAAGGAACTGCTGTCGGCCGAGATCGCGCGCGGCAGCGTGAGCGTCGAGGAGGATGCGCAGCGCAGCGCCGTCAGCTTCCGTGGCGACCAGATGTTCGTGCCGGGCCGCGCGAGTCTCAACGCGCGGACGCTTGCGGCGCTGGGCAAGGTGGCCGACGAGATCAATCAGGTGGCCGGCACGGTGCAGGTCATCGGGCACACCGACAACCTGCCGATACGCACGCGCGAGTTTCCCGACAACCAGGTGCTGAGCGAAAAGCGCGCCGCGGCCGTCGCCGCCGTGCTGCTCGACAAGGGTGTCGAGGCCTCGCGCATCCGCAGCACGGGACAAGGCGAGACCTCGCCGCTGGACGACAACGCCACCGTCCAGGGGCGCGCTCGCAACCGGCGCGTGGACATCGTGGTGTCCCAAGACGCGGGCATCGATCCGCAGGCCCGGGCCGCCGCGTCCGTGCGGGGCGAAAGCCTGCCGCCGCTTCCTCGTTGA
- the tssK gene encoding type VI secretion system baseplate subunit TssK — translation MSWYNKVVWSEGLFLRPQLFQQQERYLEHLAHKRAAALDPFYWGFHRYAIDAESLSLGKLVLADAAGIFQDGTPFDAPAHALPPAPLTVGPEHIDQVIHLAVPIRTPNGEETTFDDASTSAGSLARFGVFDTELRDANSIGQGPKLVQLSRLRLRLLPERELTDAWIGLPLAKVTVLRSDGSIALDSRLIPPVSGYGASALLSDWMTHLHGLCRLRADALAARLSGSDGKSRETAEVSDFLLLQILNRYEPLLEHWLQVRDTSPQQLFVTLRALGAELATFVRAGSRRPAAHGGYRHVDPYLSFKGLVADVQSLLNDVLVRSAQPIALAQRANGVHVASVEPAELRGFQSLVFAVAAHLPPDQLASQFVACCKAGPSDRLPELIRSHLPGIPLQVLPVPPRQIPFNAGFVYVQLEPQGALWEHMVRHGGLALHVAAEFPGLRMELWGVREK, via the coding sequence ATGAGCTGGTACAACAAGGTCGTCTGGAGCGAAGGGCTGTTCCTGCGCCCGCAGCTGTTCCAGCAGCAGGAGCGTTATCTAGAGCACTTGGCCCACAAGCGCGCGGCCGCGCTCGATCCCTTCTACTGGGGTTTTCATCGGTATGCGATCGATGCCGAGTCGCTGTCGCTCGGCAAGCTGGTGCTGGCCGACGCGGCGGGCATCTTCCAGGACGGTACGCCCTTCGACGCGCCCGCCCACGCCCTGCCACCGGCACCGCTCACGGTGGGGCCGGAGCACATCGACCAGGTCATTCACCTCGCGGTGCCCATCCGTACACCGAACGGCGAGGAGACCACTTTCGACGATGCCTCGACGTCGGCGGGTTCGCTCGCGCGCTTCGGCGTGTTCGACACCGAGCTGCGCGACGCCAACTCGATCGGCCAGGGACCGAAGCTGGTGCAGCTCTCGCGCCTGCGTCTGCGGCTGCTGCCCGAGCGCGAACTGACGGACGCCTGGATCGGCCTGCCGCTCGCCAAGGTCACCGTTCTGCGATCCGACGGCAGCATCGCGCTCGACAGCCGGCTGATCCCGCCCGTCTCGGGCTATGGCGCCAGTGCCTTGTTGAGCGACTGGATGACGCACTTGCACGGGCTGTGCCGCCTGCGTGCGGATGCGCTCGCCGCGCGGTTGAGCGGCAGCGACGGCAAGTCCAGGGAGACCGCGGAGGTGTCGGACTTCCTGCTGCTGCAGATCCTCAACCGCTACGAGCCGCTGCTCGAGCACTGGCTGCAGGTCAGGGACACCTCGCCGCAGCAGCTGTTCGTGACCTTGCGCGCGCTGGGCGCCGAGCTGGCCACCTTCGTGCGTGCCGGCAGTCGCCGCCCCGCGGCCCATGGCGGCTACCGGCATGTCGACCCCTATCTGTCGTTCAAGGGGCTGGTGGCTGACGTGCAGTCGCTGCTCAACGACGTGCTGGTGCGCAGTGCCCAGCCCATCGCGCTGGCGCAGCGGGCCAACGGCGTGCACGTCGCGAGCGTCGAGCCCGCGGAGCTTCGGGGTTTCCAGAGCCTGGTTTTTGCCGTGGCGGCGCACCTGCCGCCGGACCAACTCGCGAGCCAGTTCGTCGCCTGCTGCAAGGCCGGGCCCAGCGACCGCTTGCCCGAACTCATCCGTTCGCATCTGCCGGGCATTCCGCTCCAGGTTCTCCCGGTGCCGCCGCGACAGATTCCTTTCAACGCCGGCTTCGTCTATGTCCAGCTCGAGCCGCAGGGCGCCCTCTGGGAGCACATGGTCCGCCATGGCGGCCTGGCGCTGCATGTGGCGGCGGAGTTTCCGGGGCTGCGCATGGAACTCTGGGGAGTGCGCGAGAAATGA
- the tssJ gene encoding type VI secretion system lipoprotein TssJ — translation MRLLRLCMLVVMPLMAMPAMAQFSHPREQTRLELAVIAEAEVNPDDKGRPAPILVRVYELKSSAAFETADYFTLHGNDKALIGTDMLVREEFILRPGETRSIRRKSHPDLAAIGVLAGYRELGASDWRAVRQVEAAPEIAWYRAVLPARKLKLEVRLQARGIRLVPAD, via the coding sequence ATGCGCCTGCTCCGACTTTGCATGCTCGTCGTCATGCCGCTGATGGCGATGCCGGCGATGGCCCAGTTCTCCCATCCGAGGGAGCAGACCCGGCTGGAGCTCGCGGTCATCGCCGAAGCCGAGGTCAACCCCGACGACAAGGGCCGGCCGGCGCCGATCCTGGTTCGCGTCTACGAACTGAAGTCCAGCGCCGCGTTCGAGACGGCGGACTACTTCACGCTGCACGGCAACGACAAGGCCTTGATCGGTACCGACATGCTCGTGCGCGAGGAGTTCATCCTGCGGCCCGGCGAAACGCGCTCGATCCGCCGCAAGTCGCATCCCGACCTGGCTGCGATCGGCGTGCTGGCGGGCTACCGCGAGCTGGGGGCCTCCGACTGGCGCGCCGTACGGCAGGTCGAGGCCGCGCCCGAGATCGCCTGGTACCGCGCCGTGCTGCCGGCCCGCAAGCTCAAGCTGGAGGTCCGGCTGCAGGCCAGGGGCATCCGGCTCGTTCCCGCCGATTGA
- a CDS encoding type VI secretion system tube protein Hcp codes for MSQDIFLKIDGIEGESLDAEHKNEIEVLAFNWKAFQESFMHAGSGGGAGKATVEDLEFDHYIDRASPNLMKYCLTGKHVQEAKLTVRKAGGSPLEYLKYTFTDVIVTAVHPFGANSDALRIKERVRLSFSKIKQEYAVQNAQGGSAGAVTAGYDIKGNKES; via the coding sequence ATGTCTCAAGACATCTTTCTGAAGATCGACGGCATCGAGGGCGAGTCGCTGGATGCCGAGCACAAGAACGAGATCGAGGTGCTCGCCTTCAACTGGAAGGCGTTCCAGGAGTCGTTCATGCATGCCGGCTCGGGCGGCGGCGCCGGCAAGGCCACGGTGGAAGACCTCGAGTTCGACCACTACATCGATCGCGCCAGCCCCAACCTCATGAAGTACTGCCTGACCGGCAAGCATGTCCAGGAAGCGAAGCTGACGGTGCGCAAGGCCGGCGGCAGCCCGCTCGAGTACCTCAAGTACACCTTCACCGACGTGATCGTCACGGCCGTCCATCCCTTCGGCGCGAACTCCGACGCGCTGCGCATCAAGGAACGCGTGCGGCTCTCGTTCTCGAAGATCAAGCAGGAGTACGCGGTGCAGAACGCGCAGGGCGGCAGCGCCGGTGCCGTGACCGCGGGCTACGACATCAAGGGCAACAAGGAGTCCTGA
- the tssC gene encoding type VI secretion system contractile sheath large subunit produces MSSSDAIVLAEPAPRGYGEVSDFSFLLDREFRPKTDAARGAVEAAVRTLAQQALVHAATMTDDAYTSIQAIIAEIDRKLSAQINLVLHKEEFQQVESAWRGMSHLVSNTETDEKLKIRFMDVSKDEIRRTLRRHRGTAWDQSPVFKRIYEEEYGQLGGEPYGCLVADYYFDHTPADVELLAAIAKVAAASHAPFIAGSAPSLLGMESWQELANPRDLARITSNLEHAPWNSLRGIEDSRYIGLAMPRFLARLPYGAKTNPVDAFDFEEETEGADHRNYVWSNASYAMAVNINRSFKHHGWCTMIRGVESGGAVENLPCHTFPTDDGGFDMKCPTEIAISDRREAELAKAGLIPLVHRKNSDSAAFIGAQSMQRPQEYMDPDATANAHLAARLPYLFASTRFAHYLKCIVRDKIGSFKERDDMQRWLNGWIMNYVDADPANSSQETKARRPLAAAEVVVEDIEGNPGYYGAKFFLRPHFQLEGLTVSLRLVARLPSLREEA; encoded by the coding sequence ATGTCATCCAGCGACGCCATCGTCCTCGCCGAGCCCGCACCTCGCGGCTACGGCGAAGTCTCGGACTTCTCTTTCCTGCTCGACCGGGAGTTCCGCCCCAAGACCGACGCAGCCCGCGGCGCCGTCGAGGCCGCGGTGCGCACCCTGGCCCAACAGGCCCTGGTCCATGCCGCGACCATGACCGACGATGCCTACACCAGCATCCAGGCCATCATTGCCGAGATCGACCGCAAGCTCTCGGCGCAGATCAATCTCGTGCTGCACAAGGAGGAATTCCAGCAGGTCGAGTCGGCCTGGCGGGGCATGAGCCACCTCGTCAGCAACACCGAGACCGACGAGAAACTCAAGATCCGCTTCATGGACGTCTCGAAGGACGAGATCCGCCGCACGCTGCGCCGCCACCGGGGGACGGCATGGGACCAGAGCCCGGTCTTCAAGCGCATCTACGAGGAGGAGTACGGCCAGCTCGGCGGCGAGCCCTACGGTTGTCTGGTGGCCGACTACTACTTCGACCACACGCCCGCCGATGTCGAACTGCTCGCCGCGATCGCCAAGGTGGCGGCTGCCTCGCATGCGCCGTTCATCGCCGGATCCGCGCCCTCGCTGCTCGGCATGGAGTCCTGGCAGGAGCTCGCGAATCCCAGGGATCTCGCGCGGATCACCTCGAACCTCGAGCACGCACCCTGGAATTCGCTGCGCGGCATCGAGGACTCGCGCTACATCGGCCTCGCCATGCCGCGCTTCCTGGCCCGGCTTCCCTATGGCGCGAAGACCAATCCCGTCGACGCCTTCGATTTCGAGGAGGAGACCGAGGGCGCCGACCATCGCAACTACGTCTGGAGCAACGCCTCGTATGCGATGGCGGTCAACATCAACCGCAGCTTCAAGCACCATGGCTGGTGCACGATGATCCGAGGCGTCGAGTCGGGCGGCGCGGTGGAGAACCTGCCCTGCCATACCTTTCCGACCGACGACGGCGGCTTCGACATGAAATGCCCCACCGAGATCGCGATCTCCGACCGGCGCGAGGCCGAGCTCGCCAAGGCGGGCCTGATCCCGCTCGTGCATCGGAAGAACTCCGACAGCGCGGCCTTCATCGGCGCGCAATCAATGCAGCGGCCGCAGGAATACATGGACCCCGATGCCACCGCCAACGCCCACCTGGCGGCGCGTCTGCCGTACCTCTTCGCCAGCACGCGGTTCGCGCACTACCTCAAGTGCATCGTCCGCGACAAGATCGGCAGCTTCAAGGAGCGCGACGACATGCAGCGCTGGCTCAACGGCTGGATCATGAACTACGTCGATGCCGACCCCGCGAACTCTTCGCAGGAGACCAAGGCGCGAAGGCCGCTCGCGGCCGCCGAGGTCGTGGTCGAGGACATCGAGGGCAACCCCGGCTACTACGGCGCCAAGTTCTTCCTGCGCCCGCACTTCCAGCTCGAGGGTCTGACGGTCTCGCTGCGGCTCGTGGCCCGGCTGCCGTCCCTCAGGGAAGAGGCCTGA
- the tssB gene encoding type VI secretion system contractile sheath small subunit, whose product MIDNSSQKFIARNRAPRVQIEYDVEVYGSEKKIELPFVMGVLADLSGKPAEPLPPVAERKFLDIDVDNFDERMKAVAPRVAFAVPNTLTGEGQLLVDISFESMEDFSPAAIARKVEPLARLLEARSQLANLQTYMDGKAGAEELMNRLLQDPALMKSLASAARPAPELGCDADIAAAA is encoded by the coding sequence ATGATCGACAACAGCAGCCAGAAGTTCATCGCCCGCAATCGGGCGCCGCGCGTGCAGATCGAGTACGACGTCGAGGTCTATGGGTCCGAGAAGAAGATCGAATTGCCTTTCGTCATGGGCGTGCTCGCCGATCTGTCGGGCAAGCCGGCCGAGCCGTTGCCGCCGGTCGCGGAGCGCAAGTTCCTCGACATCGACGTCGACAACTTCGACGAGCGCATGAAGGCGGTCGCCCCGCGCGTCGCGTTCGCCGTTCCCAACACGTTGACGGGCGAAGGGCAGCTCCTGGTCGACATCAGCTTCGAGAGCATGGAGGACTTCTCGCCGGCGGCCATCGCACGGAAAGTCGAGCCGCTCGCACGCCTGCTCGAGGCCCGCAGCCAGCTCGCCAACCTGCAGACCTACATGGACGGCAAGGCCGGTGCCGAGGAACTGATGAACCGGCTGCTGCAAGACCCCGCGCTCATGAAGTCGCTGGCTTCCGCCGCCAGGCCCGCGCCCGAACTCGGATGCGACGCCGACATCGCGGCGGCCGCCTGA
- the tssH gene encoding type VI secretion system ATPase TssH, with the protein MTLSRRALFGKLDLTLFRALESATAFARVRGHSHVELVHWLHQLRQAGDSDLHRLCHHHRIDPQLLDKDFGDAFSSLPAGASSLSDFSHHIEAAVERAWLLSSLEFGTSCIRGAQLMRALLQTPDLRRVLFEISSAFRALAVERQPDELLALVKGSPEATEGPHDGSRATPTTRGEAIPMAVSATTAASALATYCTDLTESARAGRIDPVVGRGQEIGAMADILLRRRQNNPLLTGEAGVGKTAVVEGLALAIARAEVPPKLRNARLLSLDLGALLSGAGMRGEFEARLESLLQEAVQSTQPVILFVDEVHVLVGAGGQAGTGDAANLLKPVLARGALRVIGATTWREYKRYIEKDPALARRFQVQQVMEPHAAAAIDMVRGLAATFAAHHGVTVLDEAVRAAVVLSQRYLPSRQLPDKAISLLDTACARVAMSLHVPPPAVMGLRQRIASLAVEVELLRDETRIAQGCETRLARMISARESLEKIRDELRTQKNKWQGEKALVRRIQALRVEERKEGEDEPDHPPHLDVSALEEELQALQQGAPQVFLQVDEAVVAKIVAEWTGIPAGRLLTDEAAAVLQLRCALERRVLGQSGALDIVAQRIQTARARLTDPCKPVGVFLLAGPSGVGKTETALALAEAMYGGEQNLLTLNMSEFQEPHSVATLRGAPPGYVGYGEGGVLTEAVRRRPHGVVLLDEIEKAHPDVHEVFYQVFDKGWMEDGEGQRIDFRHTTILLTSNAGAAFIEKACGNPASMPSIDALCAGLAAPLRRVFSAAFLGRVTVVPYLPLSTPVMAGIAALQLQRIADRMGEQHGIDLSYADDLIAHVIGRCPMHDTGARQLAAFMEQQLLPVLSGHWLDALQGKREIARMHVGLRSHDAQGPATGAQGAAEKRIACHVEYA; encoded by the coding sequence ATGACGCTGTCCCGCCGCGCGCTGTTCGGCAAGCTCGACCTCACGCTGTTTCGCGCGCTCGAATCGGCGACGGCATTCGCGAGGGTGCGAGGCCATTCGCACGTGGAACTCGTGCACTGGCTGCACCAGCTTCGGCAGGCTGGCGACAGCGACCTGCATCGCCTCTGCCATCACCATCGCATCGACCCGCAGTTGCTCGACAAGGACTTCGGCGACGCCTTTTCGAGCCTGCCCGCCGGTGCCTCGTCGTTGAGCGATTTCTCGCATCACATCGAAGCCGCGGTCGAACGGGCCTGGCTCCTGTCCAGCCTCGAGTTCGGCACTTCCTGCATCCGCGGTGCGCAATTGATGCGCGCGCTGCTGCAGACGCCGGACCTGCGGCGTGTGCTGTTCGAGATCTCGTCCGCGTTCCGTGCGCTGGCGGTCGAGCGGCAGCCCGATGAACTGCTCGCGCTCGTGAAGGGCTCGCCCGAGGCAACGGAAGGACCGCACGACGGCTCGCGCGCGACGCCAACGACGCGTGGCGAAGCCATCCCCATGGCGGTGTCCGCCACCACGGCGGCCTCGGCACTGGCCACCTACTGCACCGACCTCACCGAAAGCGCCCGCGCCGGCCGGATCGATCCCGTCGTCGGTCGCGGCCAGGAGATCGGCGCCATGGCCGACATCCTGCTGCGTCGGCGCCAGAACAACCCCTTGCTCACCGGCGAGGCCGGCGTGGGCAAGACCGCGGTCGTCGAGGGGCTCGCCCTGGCGATCGCCAGGGCCGAGGTTCCGCCCAAGCTGCGCAACGCACGGCTGCTGAGCCTCGATCTCGGCGCATTGCTGTCGGGGGCCGGCATGCGCGGCGAGTTCGAGGCCAGGCTCGAGTCGCTGCTGCAGGAGGCGGTGCAGTCGACGCAGCCGGTGATCCTGTTCGTCGACGAGGTGCATGTGCTGGTCGGCGCGGGCGGCCAGGCCGGAACGGGAGATGCCGCAAATCTGCTGAAGCCCGTGCTCGCGCGCGGTGCGTTGCGCGTCATCGGCGCGACCACCTGGCGCGAATACAAGCGCTACATCGAGAAGGATCCGGCGCTCGCGCGCCGTTTCCAGGTGCAGCAGGTCATGGAGCCGCACGCGGCCGCCGCCATCGACATGGTGCGCGGACTCGCGGCCACCTTCGCCGCGCACCATGGCGTGACCGTGCTCGACGAGGCGGTGCGTGCCGCCGTCGTGCTGTCGCAGCGCTACCTGCCGTCGCGTCAGTTGCCCGACAAGGCCATCAGCCTGCTCGACACCGCCTGCGCACGCGTCGCCATGTCGCTGCACGTGCCGCCACCCGCGGTGATGGGCTTGCGGCAGCGCATCGCGTCGCTCGCGGTGGAGGTCGAACTGCTGCGCGACGAGACCCGGATCGCCCAGGGCTGCGAGACCCGGCTCGCGCGAATGATCTCGGCGCGCGAGTCGCTCGAGAAGATCCGCGACGAACTCCGGACGCAGAAGAACAAGTGGCAGGGGGAGAAGGCGCTGGTCCGGCGGATCCAGGCGCTGAGGGTAGAAGAAAGAAAGGAGGGGGAGGATGAGCCGGACCATCCTCCGCATCTCGATGTCTCGGCGCTCGAGGAGGAACTCCAGGCACTCCAGCAAGGCGCGCCGCAGGTCTTTCTCCAGGTCGACGAAGCGGTGGTCGCGAAGATCGTCGCCGAGTGGACCGGCATTCCCGCCGGCCGGCTGCTCACCGACGAGGCCGCGGCCGTGCTTCAGCTCCGATGCGCGCTCGAGCGGCGCGTGCTCGGCCAGTCGGGTGCGCTCGACATCGTCGCGCAGCGCATCCAGACCGCGCGCGCGCGGCTCACGGATCCGTGCAAGCCCGTCGGCGTGTTCCTGCTGGCCGGCCCTTCGGGCGTGGGCAAGACCGAAACCGCGCTGGCATTGGCCGAGGCGATGTACGGCGGCGAGCAGAACCTCCTCACCCTCAACATGAGCGAGTTCCAGGAACCGCACAGCGTGGCGACGCTGCGCGGCGCGCCGCCGGGCTACGTCGGCTACGGCGAGGGCGGCGTGCTCACGGAGGCCGTTCGCCGCCGGCCGCATGGCGTCGTGCTGCTGGACGAGATCGAGAAGGCCCATCCCGACGTGCACGAGGTCTTCTACCAGGTGTTCGACAAGGGGTGGATGGAGGACGGCGAGGGGCAGCGCATCGACTTTCGCCACACCACGATCCTGCTCACCAGCAATGCAGGCGCGGCCTTCATCGAGAAGGCCTGCGGCAATCCCGCGTCGATGCCCTCGATCGATGCCTTGTGCGCGGGTCTGGCCGCACCGCTGCGGCGTGTGTTCTCCGCGGCCTTCCTCGGTCGCGTGACGGTGGTGCCGTATCTGCCGCTGTCGACGCCGGTCATGGCCGGCATCGCCGCGCTGCAGCTGCAGCGCATCGCGGACCGGATGGGAGAGCAGCACGGGATCGATCTGAGCTACGCGGACGACCTCATCGCCCACGTCATCGGTCGATGCCCGATGCACGACACGGGAGCCCGGCAGCTTGCCGCATTCATGGAGCAGCAGCTGTTGCCGGTCCTGTCGGGTCACTGGCTCGATGCGTTGCAGGGCAAGCGAGAGATCGCCCGCATGCACGTGGGCCTTCGAAGCCACGACGCGCAAGGGCCTGCAACCGGGGCGCAGGGCGCCGCCGAGAAGCGCATCGCCTGCCACGTCGAGTACGCCTGA
- the icd gene encoding NADP-dependent isocitrate dehydrogenase — MSSYQHIKVPTEGQKITVNADNSLNVPDQPIIPFIEGDGTGLDITPVMLKVVDAAVAKAYGGKKKIHWMEVYAGEKSTKVYGPDVWLPEETLHAVRDYVVSIKGPLTTPVGGGIRSLNVALRQELDLYVCLRPIQYFEGVPSPVREPHKTNMVIFRENSEDIYAGIEFEAESDKAKKLIKFLQEEMGVKKIRFPDTSGLGVKPVSREGTERLVRKALQYAIDNDKSSVTLVHKGNIMKFTEGSFRDWGYALAQKEFGAELIDGGPWMKFKNPRTGKDITVKDSIADAFLQQILLRPAEYSVIATLNLNGDYVSDALAAQVGGIGIAPGANLSDTVAMFEATHGTAPKYAGKDYVNPGSEILSAEMMLRHMGWKEAADLIISAMEKSIASKKVTYDFARLMDGATQVSCSGFGQVMIDNM, encoded by the coding sequence ATGTCCAGCTACCAGCACATCAAAGTCCCGACCGAAGGCCAGAAGATCACGGTCAACGCCGACAACTCGCTCAATGTGCCCGACCAGCCGATCATCCCCTTCATCGAAGGCGACGGCACCGGTCTGGACATCACGCCGGTGATGCTGAAAGTGGTGGATGCGGCGGTGGCCAAGGCCTACGGCGGCAAGAAGAAGATCCACTGGATGGAGGTCTATGCCGGTGAGAAGTCGACCAAGGTCTACGGTCCCGACGTCTGGCTCCCCGAGGAAACGCTGCACGCCGTGCGCGACTACGTCGTCTCGATCAAGGGCCCGCTGACCACGCCCGTCGGCGGCGGCATCCGTTCGCTGAATGTCGCGCTGCGCCAGGAACTCGACCTCTACGTCTGCCTGCGTCCCATCCAGTACTTCGAAGGCGTGCCCAGCCCGGTGCGCGAGCCGCACAAGACCAACATGGTCATCTTCCGCGAGAACTCGGAGGACATCTACGCCGGCATCGAGTTCGAAGCCGAGAGCGACAAGGCCAAGAAGCTCATCAAGTTCCTGCAGGAGGAAATGGGCGTCAAGAAGATCCGCTTCCCCGACACCTCGGGCCTCGGCGTCAAGCCGGTGTCGCGGGAAGGCACCGAGCGTCTGGTGCGCAAGGCGCTTCAGTACGCGATCGACAACGACAAGTCGAGCGTCACGCTGGTGCACAAGGGCAACATCATGAAGTTCACCGAAGGCAGCTTCCGTGACTGGGGCTACGCCCTGGCCCAGAAGGAATTCGGCGCCGAACTCATCGACGGCGGCCCGTGGATGAAGTTCAAGAACCCGCGGACCGGCAAGGACATCACCGTCAAGGACAGCATTGCCGACGCGTTCCTGCAGCAGATCCTGCTGCGTCCCGCCGAATACAGCGTCATCGCCACGCTCAACCTCAACGGCGACTACGTGTCCGACGCGCTGGCCGCGCAGGTCGGTGGTATCGGCATCGCCCCGGGCGCGAACCTGAGCGACACCGTCGCCATGTTCGAAGCCACCCACGGCACCGCGCCCAAGTACGCCGGCAAGGACTACGTGAACCCCGGTTCCGAAATCCTCTCGGCCGAAATGATGCTGCGCCACATGGGCTGGAAGGAAGCCGCCGACCTGATCATCAGCGCGATGGAGAAGTCGATCGCCAGCAAGAAGGTCACCTATGACTTCGCCCGCCTCATGGACGGTGCCACGCAGGTGAGCTGCTCGGGCTTCGGCCAGGTGATGATCGACAACATGTGA
- a CDS encoding cell envelope biogenesis protein TolA codes for MSKLLAVMIAGLFAAGAYAQNPAGTTPEQGNASNSKAQQRAEARKDARPAGKVAAPAGDIAKTPEGGAIGTDKAATSGEKRAESRDQRRRNKDGSVKRKSTQGGTPQ; via the coding sequence ATGAGCAAACTTCTCGCAGTCATGATCGCTGGCCTGTTCGCAGCCGGCGCCTATGCCCAAAACCCGGCTGGCACCACCCCCGAGCAAGGGAACGCCAGCAACAGCAAGGCGCAACAACGCGCTGAAGCCCGCAAGGACGCACGTCCCGCTGGCAAGGTGGCCGCTCCCGCTGGCGACATCGCCAAGACGCCCGAAGGCGGCGCCATCGGCACCGACAAGGCTGCTACCTCCGGCGAGAAGCGCGCTGAAAGCCGCGACCAACGTCGTCGCAACAAGGACGGCAGCGTGAAGCGCAAGTCGACCCAAGGCGGCACGCCCCAGTAA
- a CDS encoding DUF192 domain-containing protein — protein sequence MLQRFAALLAFSVAVSATLLAPAHAQQEPQTNLPRTKLSIGLYTIDAQIAQAPVERQVGLMFRKEMPQAEGMIFVFEQPATQCFWMRNTLLPLTAAFVAEDGRIVNLADMKPQTDESHCSEEPVKYVLEMNQGWFKKKNIKKGAKITGELFAAGKR from the coding sequence ATGCTCCAGCGTTTTGCCGCCCTGTTGGCCTTCTCCGTCGCCGTTTCCGCCACCCTGCTCGCACCGGCCCACGCCCAGCAGGAACCTCAAACCAACCTCCCGCGCACCAAGTTGTCGATCGGCCTGTACACCATCGATGCGCAGATCGCCCAGGCGCCGGTCGAGCGCCAGGTCGGCCTGATGTTCCGCAAGGAGATGCCGCAGGCCGAAGGCATGATCTTCGTGTTCGAGCAGCCGGCCACCCAATGCTTCTGGATGCGCAACACGCTGCTGCCGCTGACGGCTGCCTTCGTGGCCGAGGACGGCCGCATCGTCAACCTGGCCGACATGAAGCCCCAGACCGACGAGTCGCATTGCTCCGAGGAGCCGGTGAAGTACGTGCTCGAGATGAACCAGGGCTGGTTCAAGAAGAAGAACATCAAGAAGGGCGCGAAGATCACCGGCGAGTTGTTCGCCGCGGGCAAGCGCTGA